A segment of the Actinomycetota bacterium genome:
AAAAATTCATGACCTTTTTGCTTCCACCCTCCTGGGAGATCACCCCCTGGGTAAGAGCACCTTGGGTTACGTCAACACCGTTAAGAACTTCAACCACGAAGATGTTTTGAGTTTCTTCTCGCGAGGATACGCCCCCAAAAATATTGTAATAGCCGCGGCGGGGCATCTCGATCACCAGCGAATTGTGGATTTGATTGAAAAGCATTTTGCTTCAAAGGGGGGAAGAGGATTCGTTCGGAGAGAATTTAAGCCTAAAGTAGAACCTAAAGTTTTTATCTGCCAGAAGGGAACGGAGCAAGCCCACATTTGCTACGGCACTCAGGCCCTACACGCTAGAGACGAGGATAGATTTGTCTTAAGCATCCTCGATAATATCCTTGGTGGAGGAATGAGCTCTCGCTTGTTTCAGGAAATCAGAGAGAAAAGAGGCTTGGTATACTCCGTCTACTCTTACCACTCACTCTTTTCAGAAACCGGTTTGATTGCAGTCTATGCAGGAACAAGACCTTCTAAGGTTGAAGAAGTAATTAAATTGATCCAAAAGGAAATGAAATCCATTGCTGAAAAAGAAGTATCCAGGGAAGAATTGCACCGAGCAAAGGAATTCCTCAAAGGTCAATTGGTTTTAAGCATGGAAAGCACGAGCAATCGAATGACCCGCCTGGGAAAATCGGAGCTCGTACACCGAGAGATTTTATCCCTCGACGAGTTGGTGGAAAAAATCGACAAAGTGACCTTGGGGGATGTCCATCGGTTAGCAAAGATTTTATTCGCTCCCGAGAGAATGACGTTAACGATCATTGGACCGGCTGAGGTGAAAAGTATAGC
Coding sequences within it:
- a CDS encoding pitrilysin family protein, with translation MFFNKTSLESGIKVVTESIPHVRSVALGFWVGVGARDEIEGLNGMSHFIEHLLFKGTKNRSAKEISETIDTLGGEINAFATKEYTCFYTRLLDEHIPIGVEILSDMLQNSLFREEDISAEKEVVVEEINLHEDTPDEKIHDLFASTLLGDHPLGKSTLGYVNTVKNFNHEDVLSFFSRGYAPKNIVIAAAGHLDHQRIVDLIEKHFASKGGRGFVRREFKPKVEPKVFICQKGTEQAHICYGTQALHARDEDRFVLSILDNILGGGMSSRLFQEIREKRGLVYSVYSYHSLFSETGLIAVYAGTRPSKVEEVIKLIQKEMKSIAEKEVSREELHRAKEFLKGQLVLSMESTSNRMTRLGKSELVHREILSLDELVEKIDKVTLGDVHRLAKILFAPERMTLTIIGPAEVKSIANLVA